Below is a window of Longimicrobium terrae DNA.
CGCGATCCCACGCCAACGTCGGTCGCCTTATGGATCGACCGATCCCCGACACGACAAACCCCGGACAGCATCGCCGTCCGGGGTTCATCGGCCCGCATCTCATCCACCGCGTCACCCGCGGGGCACACCGCCGTCCGCATGGAACGCACGCCTGCGCCGCGCGATCATCCGCCCGTACACGAAGCCGTTCACCGCCACCACGAACAGCCCGATCCCGATCTGCAGGCCGCGCGTGAGCCCCGCCGGGTACAGCACGGAAATGATGTAGTGCTCCAGAAAGCCGCCCTCGTACCCCGCCTGGCCGCCCAGCCTGCGCAGGTACTTTTCCAGCGGCGTCAGCGGGCAGATCCATCCGCCGAACATGATCAGCGCGCCCCACGCCGCCACCGGCACGTGCACCCACCGCAGCCGCGGCCAGCGCAGCACCAGCAGCGCCCCGATCCCCGCGAAGATCGCAAAGGAGAGGTGAAATACCAGCAGCACGTCGGCCAGAAAGCGGTAGATCAAACCGGAGCTCCCGATCGTCATGGGAAAGAACAAATGCAGCGCGCCGCGCCCGGATTCCGGTCGCGGCGCGCTGTGCCTCTACACCCAAGGAGAAGACGCGATCAGGCCGGAACGCCGGCCGCCGGCGCCGCTACCCGCAGGTCCTTGCGGATGATCTTGCCGATGGGGCTCTTGG
It encodes the following:
- a CDS encoding DUF2784 domain-containing protein; translation: MIYRFLADVLLVFHLSFAIFAGIGALLVLRWPRLRWVHVPVAAWGALIMFGGWICPLTPLEKYLRRLGGQAGYEGGFLEHYIISVLYPAGLTRGLQIGIGLFVVAVNGFVYGRMIARRRRAFHADGGVPRG